One window from the genome of Gimesia aquarii encodes:
- a CDS encoding Gfo/Idh/MocA family protein, which translates to MSTSRQITRRNFLQGAAFAGAATFFCPSANRAFGYQSPNDRPVFATIGLRNQGWAITSKSFSFADFAALADVDSNVLETNVKKTEKKQGKKPDAYKDYRKVLDRRDIDAVMIATPDHWHTKIAVEAMYAGKDVYCEKPLTLTIDEGKLIEKVVKETGRVFQVGTMQRSESAQRFLQAVALVKDGRIGTVKKVTCGINSMSASPTIPVAPVPKELDWDFWLGPAPKVDYRALPKMRRGYGGGVPLYSNCHYAFRNWHEYSGGKLTDWGAHHVDIACWALGASDTGPSKVTPLEFSLPVEYKDGHPVVNDQYNAATKFKIGVDMPNNVEMIITSEGDNGILFEGTKGRFFVNRGKIVGKPVDNLKDNPLPEGAIEEVYGGKVSANHTANFIEGMKSRKQPISDVWSHNRMLEICHLSNIAMRLDRQLKWDPVKREIIDDTQANSFLTRENRKGYEINM; encoded by the coding sequence ATGTCAACATCTCGACAAATAACGCGCCGTAATTTCCTTCAGGGAGCTGCCTTCGCTGGGGCTGCCACTTTTTTTTGCCCCTCCGCAAATCGTGCTTTCGGATACCAGTCACCCAATGACCGTCCGGTCTTTGCGACCATTGGACTGAGAAACCAGGGCTGGGCGATTACTTCGAAGTCGTTTAGCTTTGCTGATTTCGCTGCACTTGCCGATGTTGACTCGAATGTCCTTGAGACCAACGTAAAAAAAACAGAAAAGAAACAAGGTAAGAAACCAGACGCCTATAAAGACTATCGGAAAGTCCTCGACCGAAGAGATATTGATGCTGTTATGATCGCCACGCCCGACCATTGGCACACGAAAATCGCGGTCGAAGCGATGTATGCTGGAAAAGATGTGTACTGTGAAAAACCATTGACTCTGACGATCGATGAAGGCAAGTTGATTGAAAAGGTCGTTAAGGAAACCGGCCGTGTTTTCCAGGTTGGCACGATGCAGCGATCTGAATCGGCACAGCGGTTTCTACAGGCCGTTGCTCTGGTGAAAGATGGACGCATTGGTACGGTTAAAAAAGTGACATGTGGGATCAACAGTATGTCAGCTTCACCCACGATACCAGTTGCTCCAGTTCCTAAAGAACTTGACTGGGACTTTTGGCTGGGACCGGCCCCAAAAGTTGATTACCGAGCTTTACCTAAAATGCGTAGGGGGTACGGTGGTGGTGTCCCGCTTTACAGCAATTGTCACTATGCCTTCCGAAACTGGCACGAGTACTCCGGTGGAAAACTGACCGATTGGGGTGCACATCATGTTGATATTGCCTGCTGGGCTCTTGGTGCCAGCGACACGGGGCCGAGTAAGGTAACGCCGCTCGAATTTTCGTTGCCAGTGGAATATAAGGATGGACATCCTGTGGTCAATGACCAGTACAATGCTGCTACCAAGTTTAAAATTGGAGTAGATATGCCCAACAATGTAGAAATGATTATCACCAGCGAAGGTGACAACGGCATTCTTTTCGAAGGCACAAAAGGTCGGTTCTTTGTTAACCGAGGTAAGATTGTTGGAAAGCCTGTTGACAATCTCAAAGACAATCCATTGCCAGAAGGGGCTATCGAAGAGGTTTATGGTGGCAAAGTCAGCGCGAATCACACTGCCAACTTTATCGAGGGTATGAAATCTCGCAAGCAACCAATTTCCGATGTCTGGTCGCATAATCGTATGCTTGAAATCTGTCATCTCTCCAACATCGCCATGCGTCTGGACCGTCAACTCAAATGGGATCCCGTTAAGCGAGAAATTATTGATGATACCCAAGCGAATTCGTTCCTCACACGAGAAAACCGTAAGGGTTACGAAATCAATATGTAG
- a CDS encoding tyrosinase family protein, whose amino-acid sequence MSIVIEVNNSNDSSGRYLSWAPTPCRVRVTDPAGATGPTVNVTLSGRSTATGGAVVFRKGTTGAFSTTLSFPVPVSGLSETFFVAGEFSRPSRQDGDVTIEGQVNGSNSGPIRIRVMVRVRKNANELRAGERDRFINAMATLNDRGLGRFTDFREMHFGGGLGQAHGAAGFLAWHRNYLLDLERELQAIDPSVALPYWKFDEPAPNIFTENFLGAPDGSGFVRFASGHPMNFWRTGTVTGIERRLRFSRTVAPPGLLNQDETLGLGLNYQMFRDMEFNPHNRAHTSFRGFVSNAATAPRDPLFFLLHCNVDRLWAMWQHEDSRRFDASHSASYDNRPLPSRQIGHNLTDTMWPWNGVTGNPRPPVAPGGDLASSPIVTAPGPSPRVDQTLDYQGRVSAINRLGFDYEDVPFA is encoded by the coding sequence ATGAGTATCGTTATCGAGGTTAATAATTCTAATGACTCCAGTGGTCGCTATCTTTCATGGGCACCAACGCCCTGCCGTGTTCGGGTTACTGACCCCGCCGGTGCAACAGGTCCGACTGTTAACGTTACACTAAGCGGGAGGTCAACGGCCACGGGGGGAGCAGTGGTTTTCCGCAAAGGGACAACCGGAGCCTTCTCAACGACACTGAGTTTTCCCGTGCCAGTTTCTGGTTTGTCGGAAACATTCTTCGTCGCAGGGGAGTTCAGTAGGCCAAGCAGACAAGACGGCGATGTTACGATCGAGGGGCAGGTTAATGGATCGAACTCAGGCCCAATCAGGATTCGGGTAATGGTTCGTGTTCGAAAGAACGCTAACGAATTGCGGGCTGGCGAGCGAGATCGATTCATCAACGCGATGGCGACACTCAACGACCGCGGATTGGGACGCTTCACTGACTTCAGAGAAATGCATTTCGGTGGTGGATTGGGGCAGGCCCATGGTGCAGCTGGGTTCTTGGCCTGGCATAGAAACTATTTACTTGACCTCGAACGAGAACTTCAGGCGATTGATCCATCCGTCGCTCTACCATATTGGAAGTTCGATGAGCCTGCTCCGAACATCTTTACCGAAAATTTTCTCGGAGCCCCCGATGGCTCCGGGTTCGTACGGTTCGCTTCAGGCCATCCTATGAATTTCTGGAGAACGGGGACTGTCACTGGAATCGAACGCAGATTGCGATTCTCTCGAACCGTGGCACCACCAGGTCTGTTGAACCAGGACGAAACTTTAGGCCTGGGGCTAAATTACCAGATGTTCCGTGATATGGAGTTCAATCCGCACAATCGAGCCCATACAAGTTTCCGTGGTTTCGTTTCTAATGCCGCCACAGCTCCACGGGATCCATTGTTCTTTTTGCTGCATTGCAACGTCGATCGTCTCTGGGCTATGTGGCAGCATGAAGACAGTCGTCGATTTGATGCTTCTCATAGTGCTTCCTATGACAACCGACCGTTACCCTCACGCCAGATCGGACACAATCTGACAGACACAATGTGGCCATGGAATGGCGTCACTGGAAACCCTCGCCCTCCCGTCGCACCGGGGGGAGATCTTGCGAGTTCGCCGATCGTCACAGCGCCGGGTCCATCGCCGCGGGTCGACCAGACTCTCGATTACCAGGGCCGGGTGTCGGCTATTAATCGCCTCGGCTTCGACTACGAAGATGTTCCATTTGCCTAA
- a CDS encoding HEAT repeat domain-containing protein → MAKKTKTPRTTKQVLALVKDRKKTVNDRIQALSEMSIAVCDKKSALEGVINILTDVDEEFEVREEALRTLQAASFSVVRFESSRPAYVAALRKVAKDENEALREQAFEILAAQQDGQVQRNLIKGLKDPNKAKIAPERALQLLAYDSHADAYDVARHIFDDPPSKEAKREALRLLSSDSKAVKIFSKVLRDKAESTEVRQICAAALHSLEPKTLYRQAKQIVLDKTDSDNLHATCLSALTYFNEKLSDKDGKLVDHVRELKTKASSKVKKRASAFLKRFGDND, encoded by the coding sequence ATGGCTAAAAAGACTAAAACGCCGCGCACAACGAAACAGGTACTTGCCTTAGTGAAGGACAGGAAGAAGACGGTTAATGATCGGATTCAGGCTCTCTCTGAGATGTCGATCGCGGTTTGCGACAAGAAGTCAGCGCTTGAGGGGGTTATCAACATACTGACTGATGTCGATGAGGAATTTGAGGTGCGTGAAGAGGCGCTTCGAACACTACAGGCGGCAAGCTTTAGCGTTGTGCGTTTTGAGTCTAGCCGACCAGCTTACGTGGCTGCACTACGGAAAGTTGCAAAGGACGAAAACGAAGCTCTTCGTGAGCAGGCTTTTGAAATCCTCGCTGCCCAGCAGGATGGTCAGGTCCAGCGGAACCTCATCAAAGGTCTGAAGGATCCGAATAAAGCAAAGATCGCTCCCGAGCGAGCCCTCCAGCTTCTTGCTTATGATTCCCATGCCGATGCATACGATGTCGCCCGTCATATTTTCGATGATCCACCCAGCAAAGAGGCAAAACGTGAGGCACTTCGTCTGCTCTCATCTGATTCAAAGGCAGTGAAGATTTTCTCGAAAGTGCTTCGCGACAAGGCCGAGTCAACTGAGGTGCGCCAGATTTGCGCTGCAGCACTGCATTCACTTGAGCCGAAGACGCTTTACAGACAAGCGAAGCAAATCGTACTCGACAAAACGGATTCCGATAATTTGCATGCGACGTGTTTAAGCGCACTTACCTATTTCAATGAGAAGCTGTCGGATAAGGATGGCAAGCTCGTCGATCATGTTCGAGAGTTGAAAACGAAGGCTTCATCTAAAGTTAAGAAACGAGCGAGTGCGTTCCTGAAACGCTTTGGTGATAACGACTAG
- a CDS encoding SCO family protein: protein MTAIALTKSATEADFVESVDCLIIAADTPRLTELLSEEHPVYSQKSTAATARMRAWILVGLGRIGLCHGSLIYVIEELDTGIEPYLVAAAAVALRSYPSKERTFARYLVHAIENIRYHDEPVNYERYGEYSEDESRTAVTEILESLEWHGAGMLTNDEMTFLRGLPDCHQEIVSRLALRADSHSTSCCEIPEIFGRFSLPSGRQVNEAALGAVLFEDQDGSVFGFREYFRGTSSIVAFFYTRCDNPFKCSLTVAKLANIQRILQKRDLQRPVRVAAITYDPEFDDTTRIRVYGADRGIEFDSHTKLLRCIRGMETVRKYFRSGSNFIGSLINRHRIEAFVLDRSGEIVATFQRMRWDEEEIIEFAVDHAEGCESVQRKNISHARSHLRRFFMGLLSILPPAAVAFFPKCPFCWAAYFSAVGLSGLELAYSPWFYPVLWFFLCIHVVSSGIRSRTTGKLYSFVMAVAGAGLLVLPAGQWSKLLAIGLIGTSSLIGSMEHQRSRLKTTARSRSSSEFVCSADDNEETP from the coding sequence GTGACTGCGATTGCTCTTACGAAGAGTGCGACAGAAGCGGATTTCGTTGAGTCTGTCGACTGCCTAATTATAGCAGCTGACACTCCACGGCTCACCGAGTTGTTATCCGAAGAGCACCCTGTTTATTCGCAGAAGAGCACTGCCGCGACGGCGCGGATGCGCGCTTGGATTCTGGTCGGACTTGGCCGTATTGGACTCTGCCATGGATCGTTGATCTACGTGATCGAAGAACTTGATACCGGTATTGAACCTTATCTTGTCGCGGCGGCTGCGGTTGCATTGCGTTCCTATCCATCGAAAGAACGTACTTTTGCCCGCTACTTGGTACATGCAATTGAGAACATTCGCTATCACGATGAGCCAGTTAATTATGAGCGATATGGTGAGTATTCCGAGGATGAGAGCCGCACGGCGGTCACAGAGATTCTTGAATCATTGGAGTGGCATGGGGCGGGTATGCTGACCAACGATGAGATGACGTTTCTTCGTGGTCTACCGGATTGTCATCAGGAGATCGTGAGTCGCCTGGCATTGCGAGCAGACTCGCACAGTACCAGTTGCTGTGAAATTCCAGAAATTTTCGGAAGGTTTTCACTCCCCTCAGGCCGACAAGTCAATGAAGCCGCGTTGGGGGCTGTGTTGTTTGAAGACCAAGACGGTTCAGTCTTTGGCTTTCGAGAGTACTTTAGAGGTACATCCTCTATCGTTGCATTCTTCTACACACGCTGCGATAACCCGTTTAAATGCTCTCTAACAGTTGCGAAGCTTGCGAACATTCAGCGCATTTTACAGAAACGTGACTTACAGCGACCAGTGCGTGTCGCCGCAATTACTTACGACCCTGAGTTTGATGACACTACTCGTATTCGGGTTTACGGTGCAGATCGTGGGATTGAATTCGATTCACACACGAAACTATTGCGTTGTATTCGCGGTATGGAGACGGTCCGAAAGTACTTTCGTTCCGGCTCGAACTTCATTGGTTCGTTGATCAACCGTCATCGAATCGAGGCATTTGTTCTCGATAGGAGCGGCGAGATTGTGGCCACGTTCCAGCGGATGAGATGGGACGAAGAAGAGATTATCGAGTTTGCGGTGGACCACGCCGAGGGCTGTGAATCGGTTCAACGAAAAAACATTAGTCATGCGCGAAGTCACTTGCGACGGTTTTTCATGGGGCTGCTTTCAATACTGCCACCCGCGGCAGTTGCGTTCTTTCCCAAATGTCCTTTTTGCTGGGCCGCCTACTTCAGTGCTGTGGGCCTTTCCGGGTTAGAGCTTGCTTATAGTCCGTGGTTCTATCCTGTATTATGGTTTTTTCTCTGTATCCATGTGGTAAGCTCAGGAATACGCTCGCGAACAACGGGGAAGTTGTATTCGTTCGTGATGGCTGTGGCGGGGGCGGGACTTTTGGTGTTGCCGGCAGGGCAGTGGTCGAAGCTGTTGGCGATTGGGTTGATCGGAACCAGTTCACTGATTGGTTCAATGGAGCATCAGCGATCACGACTCAAGACTACTGCGCGGTCACGATCAAGTTCTGAGTTCGTATGTAGTGCCGATGATAACGAAGAGACCCCATGA
- a CDS encoding sensor histidine kinase: MSNQTFESMEKRIQELETQVEDYQKQLIHAQKMSSVGALASSITHEFNNILTTVINYAKLGLRHKEEERREKAFTKILSAGQRAAKITTGMLSYARGSESRQEPADLLLLVKSVIALVEKDLQMNRVNLHTHFEANPEVVLNPNQIQQVLVNLIVNARQAMPSGGRLDLAVRLNQESNLAEVIVRDSGDGIPSEQLHEIFNQFYTTKEADENGQGGTGLGLSLAKEVMEAHNGRIRVESAVGKGTAFTLKFPLSPAAIEAA; this comes from the coding sequence ATGTCAAACCAAACATTCGAATCGATGGAAAAACGAATTCAAGAGTTGGAAACACAAGTTGAAGACTATCAAAAACAATTAATACACGCCCAAAAAATGAGTTCTGTGGGCGCCCTAGCGTCTTCAATTACTCATGAGTTCAATAATATTCTCACCACTGTCATCAACTATGCAAAATTAGGATTACGACACAAAGAAGAAGAGCGCCGAGAAAAAGCCTTTACTAAAATATTATCTGCAGGTCAACGTGCTGCCAAAATTACAACTGGTATGCTTTCTTACGCTCGTGGAAGTGAAAGTCGCCAGGAACCGGCTGATCTCCTCCTGCTGGTAAAAAGTGTCATTGCACTAGTTGAGAAAGACCTTCAGATGAATCGAGTCAATTTACATACTCATTTTGAAGCGAATCCGGAAGTCGTATTAAATCCGAACCAGATTCAACAGGTCCTTGTCAACTTAATCGTGAATGCACGACAGGCAATGCCTTCTGGTGGTAGACTTGATTTAGCTGTTCGACTTAATCAGGAATCAAATTTGGCAGAAGTCATTGTTCGTGACAGCGGAGACGGAATTCCTTCTGAACAATTGCATGAGATTTTCAACCAGTTTTACACAACAAAAGAGGCTGATGAAAACGGTCAGGGTGGAACTGGGCTGGGACTCTCTCTCGCGAAAGAAGTAATGGAAGCTCACAATGGCAGAATCCGCGTGGAAAGTGCTGTTGGAAAAGGGACTGCATTTACTCTGAAATTTCCACTCTCTCCTGCAGCAATTGAAGCCGCTTAG
- a CDS encoding glycosyltransferase, which yields MSVTLVHTGISHTRTEYCIWEALNQAWPKASTIARFGTGFSSEQSPDFTQSNLIISTSLEAAASVQCNADQLHLCYLEPHSSNQSPINQQLVNSLTEVEFVVPTKTIQNLNRDRFTSFVKPPVDTDFFCSGSEKRSSFYLLIVDGEWSAEDQLAVDACKELKLSLSIIGIAEEQLPANLHKEPHVEIIGPVDDQMLREQYRLCSGVICPRDVDFDLSAIEAQSCGTPVVIYANCEAANSVVCFEQHGLGSGIYFDEKSVKSLVSALQELELRPQRCQAVIGWCCAAQYSYQQFQISFNKAITKEITYRLKTVKQPVQIEDQQDEEPPEQRSAA from the coding sequence ATGAGTGTCACATTAGTGCATACCGGCATATCACATACTCGTACTGAGTATTGTATTTGGGAGGCACTGAATCAGGCTTGGCCCAAGGCATCGACTATCGCCCGATTTGGCACCGGTTTCTCTTCTGAACAATCGCCTGATTTCACCCAGTCAAACTTAATCATCAGTACGAGCCTGGAAGCTGCTGCATCTGTTCAATGCAATGCAGACCAATTACATCTGTGCTATCTGGAACCACATTCCAGCAACCAGTCTCCTATCAATCAGCAATTGGTAAACTCTTTAACCGAAGTCGAATTTGTTGTTCCAACCAAGACAATTCAGAACTTGAATCGTGATCGATTTACTTCATTCGTAAAACCTCCAGTCGATACCGATTTTTTTTGCTCCGGCTCTGAAAAACGAAGCTCATTCTATCTCCTGATTGTAGATGGAGAATGGTCTGCAGAAGATCAGCTGGCAGTAGATGCCTGCAAAGAATTAAAGCTGAGCTTATCGATTATTGGCATTGCTGAAGAGCAGTTGCCTGCGAACTTACATAAAGAACCACATGTTGAAATTATCGGCCCTGTCGACGACCAGATGCTACGAGAACAATATCGACTCTGCTCAGGAGTAATCTGTCCACGCGATGTTGACTTCGACCTTTCTGCCATAGAAGCACAAAGCTGTGGTACACCCGTCGTCATTTATGCCAACTGTGAGGCAGCCAACTCTGTTGTCTGCTTTGAACAGCATGGCCTGGGCAGTGGAATCTACTTCGATGAGAAAAGCGTCAAATCGCTTGTCTCTGCCCTACAGGAATTAGAGCTGCGCCCTCAACGTTGTCAGGCGGTGATCGGTTGGTGTTGTGCCGCTCAATACTCATACCAACAATTCCAGATTTCTTTTAATAAAGCAATTACAAAAGAAATCACCTACCGGCTCAAGACAGTAAAGCAGCCAGTTCAAATAGAAGATCAGCAGGACGAAGAACCGCCAGAACAACGATCCGCTGCCTGA
- a CDS encoding glycosyltransferase family 2 protein — protein sequence MMTFFMEFLFWTSLSLIVYSYVGYPLIVWFLSRRRRQNNLNQSIEEKKTIDANSLPSVTVVIAAYREESVILERLNNLAKIDYPSDKFEVLIGCDGNLDLTGELVSTYDDDRIRLIQFEKRRGKASVLNDCVPEAKGEIIVFSDANTKMDPQCIKQLVKHFQDEDTGCVCGQLILEDAVAGNNVDGIYWKYENFLKQCETKLGAVLGVNGALYALRKELYTPIPPELINDDFLIGMRVHLAGQRVIYEKSAFATEETAPSVQAEFQRRVRIGTGGFQCLKHLKGLLHPKYGYIAFAFWSHKVLRWFCPVFMLIALLTNIYLFNYEFYQSTLILQELFYLSALIGIHFVIRGRHSKIFRIPGMFVQMNFALAIGLFRCLFIRQNGTWERTEREQSTPLPIEELNPKEAGLDPIETESSHTALIQTTKS from the coding sequence ATGATGACCTTCTTTATGGAATTCCTGTTTTGGACATCCCTCTCTCTCATCGTGTATTCTTATGTAGGATATCCGTTGATCGTCTGGTTTTTATCTCGTCGACGAAGACAAAATAATCTCAATCAGTCCATTGAAGAGAAAAAAACAATCGATGCGAATTCCCTGCCATCTGTAACGGTAGTGATTGCCGCTTATCGTGAAGAATCTGTTATTCTGGAGCGGCTTAATAATCTGGCGAAAATTGATTATCCGAGCGATAAATTTGAAGTCTTGATTGGCTGTGATGGCAACTTAGACCTGACGGGGGAACTTGTCAGTACGTATGATGATGACCGCATCCGGCTGATCCAGTTTGAAAAACGCCGCGGTAAAGCATCGGTTCTTAATGATTGTGTTCCTGAAGCAAAAGGAGAGATTATTGTCTTTTCCGATGCAAACACAAAAATGGACCCACAATGTATTAAACAGCTGGTGAAACATTTTCAGGATGAGGACACGGGATGCGTCTGCGGTCAACTCATCCTGGAAGATGCAGTCGCGGGTAATAATGTCGATGGAATCTACTGGAAATACGAGAACTTCCTGAAACAGTGTGAAACCAAACTTGGCGCCGTTCTGGGAGTGAATGGCGCCCTGTACGCACTCCGAAAAGAACTCTATACGCCAATTCCACCAGAATTAATCAATGATGATTTTCTCATTGGAATGCGGGTCCATCTGGCTGGCCAACGTGTCATTTATGAGAAGTCAGCCTTTGCAACTGAAGAAACCGCACCTTCGGTTCAGGCAGAATTTCAACGACGAGTCAGAATCGGCACGGGAGGTTTTCAATGCTTGAAACACCTCAAAGGGCTCCTGCATCCGAAATATGGATACATTGCTTTTGCTTTTTGGTCACATAAAGTGCTGCGTTGGTTTTGTCCGGTCTTTATGCTGATCGCTTTGCTCACCAACATTTATTTATTCAATTATGAATTCTATCAGTCGACTTTGATTTTACAGGAACTATTTTATCTATCAGCACTGATCGGTATCCATTTTGTGATTCGCGGGCGACATTCTAAAATCTTTCGAATTCCGGGTATGTTCGTACAAATGAATTTTGCTCTGGCAATCGGCCTGTTTCGTTGCCTCTTCATACGGCAAAACGGCACATGGGAGCGAACTGAGCGAGAGCAATCCACACCATTACCAATTGAAGAATTAAATCCGAAAGAAGCAGGCCTTGATCCCATTGAGACGGAATCTTCTCATACAGCCTTAATTCAAACTACGAAAAGCTGA
- a CDS encoding serine O-acetyltransferase codes for MNFWEDLKAKSEWCYGNVSMRTMLKTCLTDGTMAMLWYRLMQWSSHWKLTPLAMIFNKCNAIFCQCIIGRSAEFGRRFVIIHSQGIVINSSVTAGDDIKLEHQVTIGAERNISPTLGSDIFIGAGAKIIGPVDVGSHSKIGANAVVVKNVAPHTTVGGIPARVLKVHSENLPIKQENDIRSEEDPTYTQYQKGSVL; via the coding sequence ATGAATTTCTGGGAAGATCTCAAAGCAAAATCAGAATGGTGTTATGGAAATGTTTCCATGCGCACTATGCTGAAAACGTGCCTCACCGATGGCACAATGGCTATGCTCTGGTATCGACTGATGCAGTGGTCCAGTCATTGGAAACTAACTCCTTTAGCCATGATTTTCAATAAATGTAACGCTATTTTCTGCCAGTGCATCATCGGACGGAGTGCAGAATTTGGTCGCCGTTTTGTCATTATTCACAGCCAGGGAATCGTAATTAATAGCTCAGTCACTGCCGGAGATGACATCAAACTGGAACATCAGGTGACGATTGGAGCAGAGCGTAATATTTCTCCAACTCTCGGTTCAGATATTTTTATCGGTGCCGGTGCAAAAATTATCGGCCCGGTTGACGTTGGATCGCACTCAAAAATTGGAGCCAATGCCGTCGTTGTCAAAAACGTGGCACCACATACTACGGTTGGAGGAATTCCAGCTCGGGTTCTGAAAGTTCACTCTGAAAACCTACCAATCAAGCAGGAAAACGACATACGATCAGAGGAAGATCCTACATATACTCAGTATCAGAAAGGATCGGTACTATGA
- a CDS encoding glycosyltransferase family protein produces MSTMTSQSIESQDSSANEYASRNRKRLLLISYHFPPVGGAGVQRPVKFVKYLRRFGWDVSVLMAANPSVPVFDNSLLVDIPEDTLLERARTWEPNYALKKNVAAQKSNGQRTGLLTPVKSACRKAMKAGAGLLLQPDAQILWYPNALKAGKKLLRNLPHDAIMATAPPYSNLILAKKLKQIFQIPFVADFRDEWDLSSKYLENHQQDRISNLIQTRLQKSVMKASDAIVATTQASTERLLSRAHQFGTDAIGKCIYNGFDQDDFDLLEELDQPQRSLDTPKQFRIVYTGTLWNLTTVEPLVKAIESIHQVNPELLNKLEFQFIGRKTPEQLTLLERIHQSACTLVTEEYCAHQEALKKMGTADALCLLLSDVEGANRVAPAKLFEYLATRREILAITPAGETTDILNGFWPSGNFRADDTEGIARWLTERLNSQTASSISNPEKINQFNRESQAGELAELLGELVQNHA; encoded by the coding sequence ATGTCCACAATGACTTCACAATCGATTGAATCACAAGACTCGAGTGCGAATGAGTACGCAAGTCGAAATAGAAAACGCCTGTTATTAATCAGCTATCATTTTCCTCCTGTCGGAGGCGCTGGAGTTCAGCGGCCCGTCAAATTCGTGAAGTATCTACGACGTTTTGGCTGGGACGTAAGTGTATTGATGGCGGCCAACCCTTCAGTTCCCGTATTCGACAACAGTCTGCTTGTCGACATTCCTGAAGACACACTTCTGGAACGAGCCCGAACATGGGAACCAAATTATGCCCTAAAAAAGAATGTGGCAGCTCAAAAATCAAACGGACAGCGAACCGGCTTGCTGACGCCCGTTAAATCAGCCTGCCGCAAAGCGATGAAAGCGGGTGCTGGATTACTCCTACAGCCAGATGCACAAATCTTGTGGTACCCTAATGCGTTAAAAGCAGGAAAAAAACTACTTAGGAACCTGCCTCATGATGCGATTATGGCCACTGCCCCTCCCTACTCGAACTTAATCCTCGCTAAAAAACTGAAACAAATCTTTCAAATCCCCTTCGTTGCTGACTTTCGAGATGAATGGGATCTAAGCAGTAAATATCTGGAAAACCATCAACAAGATCGTATTTCAAATCTGATTCAAACGCGCTTACAAAAATCGGTTATGAAAGCCTCTGATGCCATTGTTGCGACAACCCAGGCCAGTACAGAACGTCTTTTGAGCCGCGCACATCAGTTTGGAACAGATGCGATTGGAAAATGCATTTACAACGGATTCGATCAGGACGATTTTGACCTTCTGGAAGAATTGGATCAGCCCCAGAGATCTTTGGATACACCAAAACAATTTCGTATCGTTTATACAGGAACACTTTGGAATCTGACCACTGTGGAACCTTTGGTAAAAGCCATTGAATCAATTCATCAAGTGAATCCCGAACTTCTAAACAAGCTGGAATTCCAGTTCATCGGCAGAAAAACTCCAGAACAATTGACGCTACTCGAACGAATTCATCAATCAGCCTGTACTCTGGTCACCGAAGAATATTGTGCTCATCAAGAAGCATTGAAAAAAATGGGAACAGCGGATGCGCTCTGTTTGTTACTAAGCGATGTTGAAGGGGCAAATCGTGTTGCACCGGCAAAATTATTCGAGTATCTGGCCACCAGGCGTGAAATCTTAGCAATCACCCCGGCTGGTGAGACAACTGATATTTTAAACGGATTCTGGCCATCAGGAAATTTCAGAGCCGATGATACTGAGGGAATCGCACGTTGGTTAACAGAACGTCTAAATAGTCAGACCGCTTCTTCTATCTCGAACCCTGAAAAGATCAACCAATTTAACAGGGAATCTCAGGCGGGGGAATTGGCAGAGTTATTAGGTGAGCTCGTTCAGAATCACGCCTAA
- a CDS encoding polysaccharide deacetylase family protein — MNPIRQLIKKTISAVIPQKLFLVHGAPRQNTNRSAINISFTFDDGPHPEYTPQLLDLLNQYQQRGTFFVIGEKAQQYPELIERIINEGHEIGNHTFTHQEPSQSSTRCFLDEIKQTDQTLKQITGIETNLVRPPKGKLSLGKMLGLWLQHRTVVLWDTDPRDYLMSDLAEMKNWCQHYHPVEGNFCLLHDNHPYAIEAVRQLSEHQEFQIQSHTVSHWLAPKGDQAILTQQASA; from the coding sequence ATGAATCCGATTCGTCAACTCATCAAAAAAACGATTTCAGCAGTGATTCCCCAAAAACTGTTTCTGGTTCATGGTGCGCCTCGGCAAAATACGAATCGATCCGCGATTAATATTTCTTTTACATTCGATGATGGTCCTCATCCTGAATATACACCTCAGTTACTCGACCTTCTGAATCAATATCAACAACGAGGTACATTTTTTGTGATTGGTGAAAAGGCCCAGCAATATCCAGAACTCATTGAGCGGATCATCAATGAAGGACATGAAATCGGGAATCACACATTCACTCATCAAGAACCTTCCCAGTCATCGACACGTTGCTTTCTGGATGAAATCAAACAAACCGATCAAACACTGAAACAGATTACCGGAATTGAGACAAACCTCGTTCGCCCTCCGAAGGGCAAATTGAGTCTCGGAAAAATGCTGGGACTCTGGCTCCAGCATCGTACTGTTGTCCTCTGGGATACTGACCCACGCGATTATTTAATGTCAGATCTAGCTGAAATGAAGAACTGGTGTCAGCACTATCATCCAGTAGAAGGAAACTTCTGCTTACTACACGATAACCACCCCTATGCAATCGAGGCGGTCAGACAACTTTCAGAGCATCAAGAGTTCCAAATCCAATCTCATACTGTCAGTCATTGGCTAGCCCCCAAAGGTGATCAGGCCATCTTGACCCAACAGGCGTCTGCCTGA